ACACTATCGCGGCGACAAGCGATTTTTTTCGAGAATTTTCCACCATTTTTCCAAAATCACCGAAATTGTCCCGATTTCGCCCCCTCGGCCCCAACAATTCCCGAATCGCCCCCCCCGCGGTGATGCGAGTGTCGGCAATTTCGGTTTTCGCTACCGGAATCCGCCGAAATGTGGTTCAATCAACACCATCCACCCGGTGGAATGGTCCGCCATTTTCTCTCCCCACGCAACGCTTGGAGTGTTCGTGATGGTTTTGCGCATTGGTTTGCTGGTTCTTCTCACGGCCGGGGTCGCTCAGGCGAATCCCAATGTGGCAACGACGCCCAAATTAAGCCCGGCAGAAGAACAAAAACAATTTCGACTGCCCCCCGGATTCGAGGCCCAACTCGTGGCCTCCGAACCGGATATCCTCAAACCCATGAACCTCGCCTGGGATGCTCACGGGCGACTCTGGGTGACCTCATCCATCGAATATCCTTGGCCTTCGGAAAAGGCTCCCGCCAAGGATCGGCTGCAAGTGTTGAGCGATTTCGGACCCGATGGCCGCGCTCGCAAAATTGTCACCTTCGCCGACGATCTGAATATTCCCATCGGTGTGCTGCCCTTGCCCAGCGGCAACGACGTGCTGGTTCACAGTATCCCCAACGTCTATCTGCTGCGGGACACCAACGGCGATGGCAAAGCCGATGAACGCAAGGTGATTCTCTCCGGCATTGGCTACCGCGATACGCACGGCATGGTCAATTCCTTCCGGTTAGGGTTTGATGGCTGGATCTATGCCTGCCATGGCTTTGCCAACGAGTCCACCATCCGCGGCAGCGATGGCCGCACCATCCGCCTGCAATCCGGCAACACCTTCCGATTCCGCCCCGATGGCACCGGACTGGAATCGTACACCTTCGGCCAGGTCAATCCGTTTGGCATGACCTTCGACCCCTTCGGCGACCTGTTCACCGCCGATTGCCACTCCAAGCCGATCACGAATTTGATTCCCGGGGCGTATTATTCCAGCTTCGGGAAGCCGCATGATGGCCTGGGATTTGGCCCGGATATGATCGGCCACGATCACGCCTCCACCGGCTTGTGCGGGCTGACCTACAACACCGGCGATCACTTCCCGGAAGCCTTCCGCGATACGATGTTTCTGGGCAATGTTGTCACCTCACGCATCAATCAAGATCGAATTGTTCGTAACGGTTCCTCGCCGCAAGCGCAAGAACAGCCGGACTTTCTGCGCAGCGACGATCCCTGGTTCCGTCCCGTGGATCTGCAAATTGGGCCGGATGGTGCCCTGTATGTGGCCGACTTTTACAACCGCATCATTGGCCACTATGAAGTGCCGCTCACGCACCCAGGTCGGGACCGAGACAGCGGCCGGATTTGGCGCATTCGCTATGTCGGCAACGACACGCGCCCCACGCCGATGGCCACGCCCGCAGCCCATTTTGCGACCGGCCCGGTGGATGCAGTCGTGCAGGATCTCGGCCACCCGAATCAGTCGGTTCGCATGCTGGCGATGAATGCGCTGGTGCATCGTGGCGAATCGGTTCTGCCCGCGGTCGAAGCCGCACTCGCCAAGCCCCGCAACGAATGGCAGCAGATTCAGGCCATGTGGGTGCGAGAACGGCTGAAACCGCTCGATGACGCCGCGTTGACGCCGCTTGTCGATTCGCCCTCAGCGGCCATTCGCACGCATGCAATGCGCCTGCTCGCCAATCGCGCGACGCTCTCCCCCGCTCAGCGAAATTGGATCACCAAAGGCGTGCAAGACAGCAATCCCCGCGTCGCTCGATCGGCCGCGTTTGCCATCGATCGCGTCGGCGATTGGTCGCAAAGTGACGCTGTTTTGCAGCGATTTTTGACTGTTCCCGGAAATGATCCGCATTTGAAACATGCCCTGAAAATCGCCCTACGTAGCCTCGCCAATCGAGCGAGCGAATCGTTCGCCAGCATCGGCACGCAACCGCTCCCACCCGTGCAACAAGGTGCCTGGGCGGAGGTCGCCCTGGGGGTGCATCGCCCGGAAGCGGCCACGGTATTGTCCCGATTGCTTGCATCGTTGGAATCGATTGGTGGGCGCGATTTGTTCCTTCGCGGGACACAACACCTCGCCCGATACGGCGATGCAGACCCAATCGATTCGCTGGTCACCTACCTACAAACGCCCGCGGTCACCGGCGATACCGGCCGACTCATCGGTGCCTTGCAGGCGATCCAACGCGGCAGCCAAGAGCGTGGCCGGGGGATGCCCGAAGTCGTGCGCTCACTCGCCGCCAAAATCGCCACCGAATCGCTGAATTCGCCGGATCTCGCCCGACAACAAGCCGGCCTGGAACTGGCGAACGCCGTGCGAATCGACTCCGCATTTCCGCAAATCGCCGCCATCGCCACGGATCGCAACCGCAGCGAAGCCCAACGACTCGCCGCCCTGCCGGTGATGGCCAATCTCGGCGGACGAAACGCCGTCGATCGACTGGCCGCCCTGGTCACGCAAGCGAATGAGCCGTTGCCGATTCGGGAACGAGCCGCGCAAGCCCTTGCCAGCATTAACGATGCGACGGCCTCCAACGCGCTGGCCGCCGCCATCGGCACCGCCCCCGCCCGACTGGCGACCACCATCGCGCTCAGCCTCGCCGATAGCCCCACCGGCGGCACCGCCCTGCTCACCACCATCCAAGCCGGCAAAGCCTCCGGGCGATTGCTGCAAGATCGCGCAGTGGCCCAGAAGTTGAAGGAACGCAAGCTCCCCAACCTCGAGGTCCGCATCGCCGAACTCACCCGCGGACTCCCCTCCGCCGATGAACGCATGCTCGAACGCATGAATCAACGACGCCAGGGATTCCAAACCGCCAGCAAAGACCTGCAGCTCGGCAAATCGCTGTTCGCCAAGAATTGCGCCATCTGCCACCAACTCGGCGGCGAAGGTGCCAAAATTGGCCCGCAATTGGACGGTATCGGTGCCCGTGGCCTGGAACGACTCCTCGAAGATGTCCTCGATCCCAGTCGAAATGTCGATCAAGCCCTGCGCACCACCTCGTTTGAACTGAGCGATGGCCGATTGGTCAG
This DNA window, taken from Tuwongella immobilis, encodes the following:
- a CDS encoding PVC-type heme-binding CxxCH protein, with the translated sequence MVLRIGLLVLLTAGVAQANPNVATTPKLSPAEEQKQFRLPPGFEAQLVASEPDILKPMNLAWDAHGRLWVTSSIEYPWPSEKAPAKDRLQVLSDFGPDGRARKIVTFADDLNIPIGVLPLPSGNDVLVHSIPNVYLLRDTNGDGKADERKVILSGIGYRDTHGMVNSFRLGFDGWIYACHGFANESTIRGSDGRTIRLQSGNTFRFRPDGTGLESYTFGQVNPFGMTFDPFGDLFTADCHSKPITNLIPGAYYSSFGKPHDGLGFGPDMIGHDHASTGLCGLTYNTGDHFPEAFRDTMFLGNVVTSRINQDRIVRNGSSPQAQEQPDFLRSDDPWFRPVDLQIGPDGALYVADFYNRIIGHYEVPLTHPGRDRDSGRIWRIRYVGNDTRPTPMATPAAHFATGPVDAVVQDLGHPNQSVRMLAMNALVHRGESVLPAVEAALAKPRNEWQQIQAMWVRERLKPLDDAALTPLVDSPSAAIRTHAMRLLANRATLSPAQRNWITKGVQDSNPRVARSAAFAIDRVGDWSQSDAVLQRFLTVPGNDPHLKHALKIALRSLANRASESFASIGTQPLPPVQQGAWAEVALGVHRPEAATVLSRLLASLESIGGRDLFLRGTQHLARYGDADPIDSLVTYLQTPAVTGDTGRLIGALQAIQRGSQERGRGMPEVVRSLAAKIATESLNSPDLARQQAGLELANAVRIDSAFPQIAAIATDRNRSEAQRLAALPVMANLGGRNAVDRLAALVTQANEPLPIRERAAQALASINDATASNALAAAIGTAPARLATTIALSLADSPTGGTALLTTIQAGKASGRLLQDRAVAQKLKERKLPNLEVRIAELTRGLPSADERMLERMNQRRQGFQTASKDLQLGKSLFAKNCAICHQLGGEGAKIGPQLDGIGARGLERLLEDVLDPSRNVDQALRTTSFELSDGRLVSGLVLREIGEVVVIADAQGKEVTLPKDRIESRTTSLLSPMPANVSEQLTEPEFYHLLAYLLEQKPKEPTPAKP